A region of Modestobacter marinus DNA encodes the following proteins:
- a CDS encoding glucose-6-phosphate dehydrogenase: MIARLLLLGATGDLAGRFLLPALAASLAAGRLPEGFALVGAAEQDWDDARFAGHVAARLQEHAGDVPAAARQALVDAARYRRVDLTTPGTVADAVAASGGSGPLAVYLALPPVLFPAAVRALGAAGLPPGSRIAVEKPFGRDLADARALNALLAQATGDVGDAYRVDHFLGMPAVATLAGLRRPGGVLAGRWSAEHLARVDVVWEETLDAGGRAGFYDRTGAVRDVLQNHLVQVLTVLAMELPATPAEADLHRARLDLLRSVRVPEVTATRRARYTAGGPVPAYVDADGVDPARCTETFAELEFAVDTPRWAGTRFVLRTGKALAADRKRVVLHLRAPAPDAWPPEVRRLAGDRLEVPLDGARHAGAGVAVQAPGERTAYVAVLTDLLSGSSRTAVSAAEAEEAWRFVDPVLRAWAAGEVPLEEYPAGSGGPGPG, from the coding sequence GTGATCGCCCGGCTCCTCCTGCTCGGCGCCACCGGCGACCTCGCCGGCCGCTTCCTGCTGCCCGCCCTGGCCGCGTCGCTCGCGGCGGGGCGGCTGCCCGAGGGCTTCGCGCTGGTGGGGGCCGCCGAGCAGGACTGGGACGACGCCCGGTTCGCCGGGCACGTCGCCGCCCGCCTGCAGGAGCACGCCGGCGACGTGCCCGCGGCCGCCCGGCAGGCGCTGGTGGACGCGGCCCGCTACCGCCGGGTCGACCTCACCACGCCGGGCACCGTGGCCGACGCGGTCGCGGCATCGGGCGGCAGCGGGCCGCTCGCCGTGTACCTGGCGCTGCCGCCCGTGCTGTTCCCCGCCGCCGTCCGCGCGCTGGGGGCCGCCGGGCTCCCCCCGGGCAGCCGGATCGCGGTGGAGAAGCCCTTCGGCCGGGACCTGGCCGACGCCCGGGCGCTGAACGCCCTGCTCGCGCAGGCCACCGGGGACGTCGGGGACGCCTACCGGGTCGACCACTTCCTGGGCATGCCGGCCGTGGCCACCCTGGCCGGGCTCCGGCGGCCGGGCGGCGTCCTGGCCGGACGGTGGAGCGCCGAGCACCTCGCCCGGGTCGACGTCGTCTGGGAGGAGACGCTGGACGCCGGCGGGCGGGCCGGGTTCTACGACCGGACCGGCGCGGTCCGCGACGTGCTGCAGAACCACCTGGTCCAGGTGCTCACCGTGCTCGCGATGGAGCTGCCGGCGACCCCGGCCGAGGCCGACCTGCACCGCGCGCGGCTGGACCTGCTCCGGTCGGTGCGGGTGCCCGAGGTCACGGCCACCCGCCGGGCGCGCTACACCGCCGGCGGACCGGTGCCGGCCTACGTCGACGCGGACGGCGTCGACCCGGCCCGGTGCACCGAGACCTTCGCCGAGCTGGAGTTCGCGGTGGACACGCCCCGGTGGGCCGGCACCCGGTTCGTGCTGCGCACCGGCAAGGCGCTGGCGGCCGACCGCAAGCGCGTGGTGCTGCACCTGCGGGCGCCCGCGCCCGACGCGTGGCCGCCGGAGGTCCGGCGGCTCGCCGGCGACCGGCTGGAGGTGCCGCTGGACGGCGCCCGGCACGCCGGTGCCGGGGTGGCGGTGCAGGCGCCGGGCGAGCGGACCGCCTACGTCGCCGTGCTCACCGACCTGCTCTCCGGCAGCAGCCGCACCGCGGTCAGCGCCGCGGAGGCCGAGGAGGCCTGGCGGTTCGTCGACCCGGTGCTGCGGGCCTGGGCCGCCGGCGAGGTGCCGCTGGAGGAGTACCCCGCCGGCTCGGGCGGCCCCGGCCCCGGCTGA
- a CDS encoding HpcH/HpaI aldolase family protein — translation MSSAPGGVRALRARWAAGEACHGIWSQLPGAATAALLAGTGADFVVLDLQHGALAEAELPGVTAAVTAAGSLPLVRTRSAQFADVGRPLDLGAHGVLVPTVFGADHVREVVAACRYAPLGTRSAGRLAGGADEPLVLVVLETAEALAELDDVLAVDGLDGVYVGPVDLASSLGLSGDPAQLGEVLASVISRARAAGVPVGVHAFDGAGAASYAAQGATIVTAAMDTVALTAALSEHLRLARGG, via the coding sequence GTGAGCAGCGCTCCGGGCGGGGTCCGTGCGCTGCGGGCGCGATGGGCGGCCGGTGAGGCCTGCCACGGGATCTGGAGCCAGCTGCCGGGCGCGGCGACCGCGGCGCTGCTGGCCGGCACCGGCGCGGACTTCGTCGTGCTGGACCTGCAGCACGGCGCGCTCGCCGAGGCCGAGCTGCCCGGGGTGACCGCGGCGGTGACGGCGGCCGGCTCGCTGCCGCTGGTGCGCACCCGCAGCGCGCAGTTCGCCGACGTCGGCCGGCCGCTGGACCTCGGTGCCCACGGCGTCCTCGTCCCGACCGTGTTCGGGGCCGACCACGTGCGGGAGGTCGTCGCCGCCTGCCGCTACGCGCCGCTGGGCACCCGGTCGGCCGGGCGGCTGGCCGGCGGGGCGGACGAACCGCTGGTGCTCGTCGTCCTGGAGACCGCGGAGGCGCTGGCGGAGCTGGACGACGTCCTGGCCGTCGACGGCCTCGACGGCGTCTACGTCGGGCCGGTCGACCTCGCCTCCTCGCTGGGCCTGTCCGGCGACCCGGCGCAGCTGGGCGAGGTGCTCGCCTCGGTCATCAGCCGGGCCCGGGCGGCCGGCGTGCCGGTGGGCGTGCACGCGTTCGACGGGGCCGGTGCGGCGTCCTACGCGGCGCAGGGGGCCACGATCGTCACCGCGGCCATGGACACCGTCGCGCTCACCGCCGCCCTGTCCGAGCACCTGCGGCTGGCCCGCGGCGGCTGA
- a CDS encoding globin domain-containing protein yields MDIPAMRASFGKAAAHGDQVPLWFYSHLFLTHPETREMFPVSMATQRDRLFAALGEVMSRVDDLDALVPILQQLGRDHRKFGALAAHYPAVGASLLATLEHFDDEWDEELAASWTEAYGLIADVMIGAADEVTDQPAWWEAEVVAHERRTLDVAVVHVRPRTPLEYLPGQAISLEIDQRPRLWRWYSPANAPRPDGVLELHVKARDGGPVSSALVRLTQVGDVLRLGPPVGHLSLDTGSDRDLLLVAGGTGLAPVKAIVDQVARHGPPRRVDLFVGARTEDAFYDRADLRRLEQEHPWLTVTPAVSQEKGSPSEHGDIGDVVLRHGPWNSRDVYVAGNPAMIEDTVTRLLHSGVPMARIRTEVFAPSRPSPTLDGKVTE; encoded by the coding sequence ATGGACATCCCCGCGATGCGGGCCAGCTTCGGCAAGGCGGCCGCACACGGAGACCAGGTCCCGCTGTGGTTCTACTCCCACCTGTTCCTGACCCACCCGGAGACGCGGGAGATGTTCCCGGTGTCCATGGCGACCCAGCGCGACCGGCTGTTCGCCGCCCTGGGCGAGGTCATGTCCCGGGTCGACGACCTCGACGCCCTGGTGCCGATCCTGCAGCAACTGGGCCGCGACCACCGCAAGTTCGGTGCGCTCGCCGCCCACTACCCCGCCGTCGGCGCCAGCCTGCTGGCCACGCTCGAGCACTTCGACGACGAGTGGGACGAGGAGCTGGCCGCCTCCTGGACCGAGGCCTACGGGCTGATCGCCGACGTCATGATCGGCGCGGCCGACGAGGTGACCGACCAGCCGGCCTGGTGGGAGGCCGAGGTGGTCGCGCACGAGCGGCGCACGCTGGACGTCGCCGTCGTGCACGTGCGCCCGCGGACGCCGCTGGAGTACCTGCCGGGGCAGGCGATCTCGCTGGAGATCGACCAGCGCCCGCGGCTGTGGCGCTGGTACTCCCCCGCCAACGCCCCCCGCCCCGACGGCGTGCTCGAGCTGCACGTCAAGGCCCGCGACGGCGGGCCGGTCAGCTCCGCGCTGGTCCGGCTGACCCAGGTGGGCGACGTGCTGCGGCTCGGGCCACCGGTCGGCCACCTCAGCCTGGACACCGGCTCCGACCGGGACCTGCTGCTGGTCGCCGGCGGCACCGGGCTGGCACCGGTGAAGGCGATCGTCGACCAGGTCGCCCGGCACGGACCGCCCCGGCGGGTCGACCTGTTCGTCGGCGCGCGGACCGAGGACGCGTTCTACGACCGGGCCGACCTGCGCCGCCTGGAGCAGGAGCACCCGTGGCTGACGGTGACGCCGGCGGTGTCCCAGGAGAAGGGCTCGCCGTCCGAGCACGGGGACATCGGGGACGTCGTCCTCCGGCACGGCCCCTGGAACAGCCGGGACGTGTACGTCGCCGGCAACCCGGCCATGATCGAGGACACCGTGACCCGCCTCCTGCACTCCGGGGTGCCCATGGCGCGCATCCGCACCGAGGTGTTCGCCCCCAGCCGACCGAGCCCGACTCTCGACGGGAAGGTGACCGAATGA
- a CDS encoding class I SAM-dependent methyltransferase yields the protein MRDLSEHPSSGPATAPSGRAPGVPPTFVDGTRWWVDARLRALVQARIEARLLRRLGGPVLDGRVLELGTGRRGTGLRSAVDTFGAAHADGIELFPASVADCRAAVRDLGGRVQVDQGDATRLSAADASYDAVFGYHVLHHTEDWRAVVAEVARVLRPGGRFYSCEMTARFIDSRPLRAVSRHPADGDRPTPEALAAACRAAGLTVTAQEDRLAGCWTGLVATRS from the coding sequence GTGCGTGACCTCTCCGAACACCCCTCGTCCGGCCCGGCCACCGCACCCAGCGGCCGGGCGCCGGGCGTCCCGCCCACCTTCGTCGACGGCACCCGGTGGTGGGTCGACGCCCGCCTGCGCGCGCTGGTCCAGGCCCGCATCGAGGCCCGGCTGCTGCGGCGGCTCGGCGGCCCCGTGCTCGACGGCCGGGTGCTGGAGCTGGGCACCGGCCGGCGCGGCACCGGGCTGCGGTCGGCGGTGGACACCTTCGGTGCCGCGCACGCCGACGGGATCGAGCTCTTCCCCGCCAGCGTGGCCGACTGCCGCGCGGCGGTGCGCGACCTCGGCGGCCGGGTGCAGGTCGACCAGGGCGACGCGACCCGGCTGAGCGCCGCGGACGCCTCCTACGACGCGGTGTTCGGTTACCACGTGCTGCACCACACCGAGGACTGGCGGGCGGTGGTGGCCGAGGTCGCGCGGGTGCTGCGGCCCGGCGGCCGGTTCTACTCCTGCGAGATGACCGCCCGGTTCATCGACAGCCGGCCGCTCCGCGCCGTCTCCCGGCACCCGGCCGACGGCGACCGGCCCACCCCGGAGGCACTCGCCGCGGCCTGCCGGGCCGCCGGGCTGACCGTCACCGCCCAGGAGGACCGGCTGGCCGGCTGCTGGACCGGCCTCGTCGCCACCCGGTCGTGA
- the mug gene encoding G/U mismatch-specific DNA glycosylase: protein MTEQETGPGRPKPVPDLIAPGLDVLFCGINPSLRSAETGQHFARPGNRFWPALHLAGLTPRRLTPAEGPELLRFGLGVTNVVDRPTRTAAELDPAELRAGAAALEALVARYRPRVLAVLGVTAWRQAFDRPRATLGRQPERIGGVTTWVAPNPSGLNAHHQLPDLARLYRELRDAPSEVSG, encoded by the coding sequence ATGACCGAGCAGGAGACCGGGCCCGGCCGGCCCAAACCGGTGCCCGACCTGATCGCCCCGGGGCTGGACGTGCTGTTCTGCGGGATCAACCCGTCGCTGCGCTCGGCCGAGACCGGTCAGCACTTCGCCCGGCCGGGCAACCGGTTCTGGCCGGCGCTGCACCTGGCCGGCCTCACCCCGCGCCGGCTGACCCCGGCCGAGGGGCCGGAGCTGCTCCGCTTCGGCCTCGGGGTGACCAACGTGGTCGACCGGCCGACCCGGACGGCGGCCGAGCTGGACCCCGCCGAGCTGCGCGCCGGGGCGGCGGCCCTCGAGGCGCTGGTGGCCCGGTACCGGCCGCGGGTGCTCGCCGTCCTCGGCGTCACCGCCTGGCGGCAGGCCTTCGACCGGCCGCGGGCCACGCTGGGTCGCCAGCCCGAGCGCATCGGCGGGGTCACCACGTGGGTGGCGCCGAACCCCAGCGGGCTCAACGCCCACCACCAGCTGCCCGACCTCGCCCGGCTCTACCGGGAGCTGCGCGACGCGCCGTCCGAGGTCAGCGGCTGA
- a CDS encoding M20 family metallopeptidase, producing the protein MTDHADARLPRPADTAHLDQLRAATDRAAATAQPLASAHDGAPEELLARAEQAIEAASADLLGLSHDLHAHPEEGYEEHRSARAVADLLARCGIEAEVGVSGLETALRASTGSGGPTVAVLAEYDALPGIGHGCGHNVICAAAVGAFLGLAAVLADGAVPGTALLLGTPAEEGGGGKELMARAGAFDGVDAVVMLHPFSYDAAVQPFLGRRQLRVTCTGIAAHASAQPFMGRNALDAVVAGYTGVAMLRQHIPDTDRVHGVITDGGQRPNVVPETAEALYYVRSATPETLADLSRRVEAVMAAAAAMTGCGYELHWDELPAYLPIRANLELAARWTRHQARRGRTALPPGVTPASLAGSTDLGNVSVRVPSIHPMIAIADPDTSMHTTGFATAAASPAGDRAVLDGAVGLALTALDALVDPAVLAAARAEFEAAGGVLELSDLLG; encoded by the coding sequence ATGACCGACCACGCCGACGCCCGGCTCCCCCGCCCGGCGGACACCGCCCACCTGGACCAGCTGCGGGCGGCCACCGACCGCGCGGCCGCCACCGCCCAGCCGCTCGCCTCGGCACACGACGGCGCACCCGAGGAGCTGCTCGCGCGGGCCGAGCAGGCGATCGAGGCGGCCTCGGCGGACCTGCTGGGGCTCAGCCACGACCTGCACGCCCACCCCGAGGAGGGCTATGAGGAGCACCGCTCGGCCCGGGCGGTCGCCGACCTGCTTGCCCGGTGCGGGATCGAGGCGGAGGTCGGGGTGTCCGGGCTGGAGACCGCGCTGCGGGCGAGCACCGGCAGCGGCGGTCCGACGGTGGCGGTGCTGGCCGAGTACGACGCCCTGCCCGGCATCGGCCACGGCTGCGGCCACAACGTCATCTGCGCCGCCGCCGTCGGCGCGTTCCTCGGCCTGGCCGCCGTGCTCGCCGACGGCGCGGTCCCCGGGACGGCGCTGCTGCTGGGCACCCCGGCCGAGGAGGGCGGCGGCGGCAAGGAGCTGATGGCCCGCGCCGGGGCGTTCGACGGCGTGGACGCCGTGGTGATGCTGCACCCCTTCTCCTACGACGCCGCGGTGCAGCCCTTCCTCGGCCGCCGCCAGCTGCGGGTCACCTGCACCGGCATCGCCGCGCACGCCTCCGCCCAGCCGTTCATGGGCCGCAACGCCCTGGACGCCGTGGTCGCCGGCTACACCGGCGTGGCGATGCTGCGCCAGCACATCCCGGACACCGACCGGGTCCACGGCGTGATCACCGACGGCGGCCAGCGGCCCAACGTCGTCCCGGAGACGGCCGAGGCGCTGTACTACGTGCGCTCGGCGACCCCGGAGACGCTGGCCGACCTCAGCCGGCGGGTGGAGGCGGTCATGGCCGCCGCGGCGGCGATGACCGGCTGCGGGTACGAGCTGCACTGGGACGAGCTGCCGGCCTACCTGCCGATCCGGGCCAACCTCGAGCTCGCCGCCCGGTGGACCCGCCACCAGGCGCGCCGCGGCCGCACCGCCCTCCCGCCCGGGGTGACCCCGGCGTCGCTCGCCGGGTCGACCGACCTGGGGAACGTGAGCGTCCGGGTGCCCTCGATCCACCCGATGATCGCCATCGCCGACCCGGACACCTCCATGCACACCACCGGCTTCGCGACCGCCGCCGCCTCCCCGGCCGGCGACCGGGCGGTGCTGGACGGCGCGGTGGGCCTGGCGCTCACCGCGCTGGACGCCCTGGTCGACCCGGCCGTGCTGGCCGCGGCGCGAGCCGAGTTCGAGGCGGCCGGCGGCGTCCTGGAGCTGTCGGACCTGCTGGGCTGA
- a CDS encoding DivIVA domain-containing protein, with the protein MTTSSSGSGYEAGPPTADDLRAVHFTPASMLHPGYTDREVDAFVARAADGLAQLTEENGRLARENVQLAEENAELRAQLQALQEQVDAAASRPSPSDQAVGILATAQLTADEYVAEAEDFSRQMTSEARAQYEEQLTAAREKAGAIIEAAQEAAATMRGNGVPVVGGGQPESEELKEQVAYLKAFSQACRVQLRSYLEALLSDVESEWGRAHPGALPTPPRGTRPQQLERGDRPDVAFPANTVADDEPAAAVPASRSSA; encoded by the coding sequence ATGACCACGAGCAGCTCAGGGTCCGGCTACGAGGCGGGGCCGCCCACGGCCGACGACCTCCGTGCCGTCCACTTCACCCCGGCGAGCATGCTGCACCCCGGCTACACCGACCGCGAGGTCGACGCCTTCGTGGCCCGGGCGGCCGACGGGCTCGCCCAGCTCACCGAGGAGAACGGGCGGCTCGCGCGGGAGAACGTCCAGCTCGCCGAGGAGAACGCCGAGCTGCGCGCGCAGCTGCAGGCCCTGCAGGAGCAGGTGGACGCCGCGGCGTCCCGGCCCTCCCCCAGCGACCAGGCCGTCGGGATCCTGGCGACCGCGCAGCTGACCGCCGACGAGTACGTGGCCGAGGCGGAGGACTTCAGCCGGCAGATGACCAGCGAGGCGCGCGCCCAGTACGAGGAGCAGCTCACGGCCGCGCGGGAGAAGGCCGGCGCGATCATCGAGGCGGCGCAGGAGGCCGCCGCGACGATGCGGGGCAACGGCGTTCCGGTGGTCGGCGGCGGCCAGCCGGAGTCCGAGGAGCTGAAGGAGCAGGTCGCCTACCTGAAGGCCTTCAGCCAGGCGTGCCGGGTGCAGCTGCGCTCCTACCTCGAGGCGCTGCTCAGCGACGTGGAGTCGGAGTGGGGACGGGCGCACCCGGGGGCGCTGCCCACCCCGCCACGGGGCACCCGACCGCAGCAGCTGGAACGCGGCGACCGCCCGGACGTGGCGTTCCCCGCCAACACGGTCGCCGACGACGAGCCCGCCGCGGCGGTCCCGGCGTCCCGCTCCTCCGCCTGA
- a CDS encoding lysylphosphatidylglycerol synthase transmembrane domain-containing protein: MSGGGESGASQAQGPPSGASPTGRRRARRRVRNLVLRGVLLVAAGAAVVVFRDRIAEWWDGLVGIAWSWVVLAALSQLLSLHFLALQQRGLVRAGGGDVPLRHATVTIYAGNTIASTVPVAGAPASAAYTYRRLHALGNSPALVGWALAVSGIAATATLAVVLAVGSAATGSLWGALGAFFATAAGVVPVLGLVLVLRHERSRTVVVRFATGVVTALARWVRSLRERDVGRRIDELLTSLGAFRLSFGTATAAGLFALANWVLDVAGLALALVAVGAPIPWQGLLLAWAAGALVSSARLTPGGIGVVEAALASALVAAGLPASQAVPAVLVYRLVSLWLPVGIGALLLLADPGSTARGGRRRHAGTRGS; the protein is encoded by the coding sequence GTGAGCGGAGGCGGGGAGTCGGGGGCGTCGCAGGCGCAGGGCCCGCCCTCCGGCGCGTCACCGACCGGCCGCCGCCGCGCTCGCCGGCGGGTGCGCAACCTGGTGCTGCGGGGCGTCCTGCTCGTCGCCGCCGGTGCGGCGGTCGTCGTCTTCCGGGACCGGATCGCCGAGTGGTGGGACGGTCTGGTCGGCATCGCCTGGTCGTGGGTGGTCCTCGCCGCCCTGAGCCAGCTGCTCTCCCTCCACTTCCTCGCCCTGCAGCAGCGCGGTCTGGTGCGCGCCGGCGGCGGTGACGTCCCGCTGCGGCACGCCACGGTCACCATCTACGCGGGCAACACCATCGCCTCGACGGTGCCGGTCGCCGGCGCCCCGGCGAGCGCGGCGTACACCTACCGCCGGCTGCACGCGCTGGGCAACAGCCCGGCACTCGTGGGCTGGGCGCTGGCGGTCTCCGGGATCGCGGCCACGGCGACGCTGGCGGTCGTCCTGGCCGTGGGGTCCGCGGCGACCGGGTCGTTGTGGGGTGCGCTCGGCGCCTTCTTCGCCACCGCGGCCGGGGTCGTGCCGGTGCTGGGCCTGGTGCTGGTGCTCCGGCACGAGCGGTCGCGCACCGTCGTCGTCCGGTTCGCCACCGGCGTCGTCACGGCGCTCGCCCGATGGGTCCGGTCGCTGCGCGAACGGGACGTCGGCCGGCGGATCGACGAGCTGCTGACCTCGCTGGGCGCCTTCCGGCTGTCCTTCGGCACCGCGACCGCCGCCGGCCTGTTCGCGCTCGCCAACTGGGTGCTGGACGTCGCGGGCCTGGCACTGGCCCTCGTGGCCGTCGGCGCGCCGATCCCGTGGCAGGGGCTGCTGCTCGCCTGGGCCGCCGGCGCGCTGGTCTCCTCCGCGCGGCTCACCCCGGGCGGCATCGGTGTGGTCGAGGCGGCGCTCGCCTCGGCGCTGGTCGCCGCCGGCCTGCCGGCCAGCCAGGCGGTGCCGGCCGTGCTGGTCTACCGGTTGGTCAGCCTGTGGCTGCCCGTCGGCATCGGCGCGCTGCTCCTCCTGGCGGACCCGGGTTCGACGGCGCGCGGGGGCCGGCGCCGGCACGCCGGCACCCGCGGGAGCTGA
- a CDS encoding NAD-dependent epimerase/dehydratase family protein codes for MARAAVTGSSGKLGRAVVTHLLEHGWDVLALDRTPSPRADVESSVVDLTDAGQAVEALGGFDEHRAPIDALVHLAAVPAPGLVPNAATFANNVTASYNVYSAALRAGVRKIVWASSETVLGLPFDETPPYVPVDEEYAPRPTTTYSLVKTLEEELARQLCRWHPDLSMTGLRFSNVMYPEDYAAFPGYDADPALRRWNLWGYIDARDGAQAVRRGLEHREPGADVFIVANADTVSARPNEELLADQFPDVPRRGDVGVHETLLSIDKARRVLGFAPEHSWRDAAGR; via the coding sequence ATGGCGCGGGCAGCAGTCACCGGCAGCAGCGGCAAGCTCGGCCGGGCGGTGGTCACCCACCTCCTGGAGCACGGCTGGGACGTCCTCGCCCTGGACCGCACCCCCAGCCCCCGGGCCGACGTCGAGTCCTCGGTCGTCGACCTGACCGACGCCGGCCAGGCGGTCGAGGCGCTGGGCGGGTTCGACGAGCACCGCGCGCCGATCGACGCGCTCGTGCACCTGGCCGCCGTCCCGGCGCCCGGCCTCGTGCCGAACGCGGCGACGTTCGCCAACAACGTGACCGCCTCCTACAACGTCTACAGCGCCGCGCTGCGGGCCGGCGTCCGGAAGATCGTGTGGGCCTCCAGCGAGACGGTGCTGGGCCTGCCCTTCGACGAGACCCCGCCCTACGTCCCGGTCGACGAGGAGTACGCACCCCGGCCCACGACCACCTACTCGCTGGTCAAGACGCTGGAGGAGGAGCTGGCCCGGCAGCTGTGCCGGTGGCACCCGGACCTGTCGATGACCGGGCTGCGGTTCAGCAACGTCATGTACCCCGAGGACTACGCCGCCTTCCCCGGCTACGACGCCGACCCGGCCCTGCGCCGCTGGAACCTGTGGGGCTACATCGACGCCCGCGACGGCGCCCAGGCGGTGCGCCGCGGCCTGGAGCACCGCGAGCCCGGGGCCGACGTGTTCATCGTCGCCAACGCCGACACGGTCTCCGCCCGCCCGAACGAGGAGCTGCTGGCCGACCAGTTCCCGGACGTCCCGCGCCGCGGCGACGTGGGGGTGCACGAGACGCTGCTGTCGATCGACAAGGCCCGCCGGGTGCTCGGCTTCGCCCCCGAGCACTCCTGGCGGGACGCCGCGGGCCGGTGA
- a CDS encoding SRPBCC family protein — protein sequence MRNVLDELAAAERVVSRREPDGTELVSALVRRSYDAAVPDVWSALTDPERLARWFAPVTGDLRPGGAFAVEGNAEGEVQGCEPPRRLTVTWGGPVSIVEVRLSERGGGTLLELEHTVPVEFVGSGAGALYVGPGWDVAVLGLAGFLRGDVVDDPAAWENTLAGQQAAARSIDAWAEAVRAGGTATEEEVDAGIAAARAQFTPDLVSGA from the coding sequence ATGAGGAACGTCCTGGACGAGTTGGCGGCGGCGGAGCGGGTCGTGTCACGGCGGGAGCCCGACGGCACTGAACTGGTCTCCGCGCTGGTCCGGCGCAGCTACGACGCGGCCGTGCCGGACGTGTGGAGCGCGCTGACCGACCCCGAGCGGCTGGCCCGCTGGTTCGCCCCGGTCACCGGGGACCTCCGCCCCGGGGGAGCGTTCGCCGTCGAGGGGAACGCCGAGGGCGAGGTCCAGGGCTGTGAGCCGCCGCGCCGGCTCACCGTCACCTGGGGTGGGCCGGTCAGCATCGTCGAGGTGCGGCTGTCCGAGCGCGGCGGCGGCACCCTCCTGGAGCTCGAGCACACCGTGCCGGTCGAGTTCGTCGGCAGCGGGGCCGGGGCGCTCTACGTCGGCCCCGGCTGGGACGTCGCCGTCCTGGGGCTGGCCGGTTTCCTCCGCGGGGACGTCGTCGACGACCCGGCCGCCTGGGAGAACACGCTGGCGGGGCAGCAGGCCGCTGCGCGGTCGATCGACGCCTGGGCCGAGGCGGTCCGCGCCGGCGGCACCGCGACCGAGGAGGAGGTCGACGCGGGGATCGCCGCGGCGCGGGCCCAGTTCACCCCGGACCTGGTCAGCGGGGCCTGA
- a CDS encoding Atu2307/SP_0267 family LLM class monooxygenase gives MHLGVDSFVAAVTDPTTERLVGPEERMADLLEEIELADRVGLYSFGIGEHHRSEYYDSAPAIILAAAAARTSRIRLGSAVTVLSAADPVRVFQQFATLDLIAKGRIDLVVGRGSFTEAFPLFGLSLGDYDTLFTEKLDLLLQIRDSEQVTWSGRHRPALTGQGVYPRPLQDPLPIWVGVGGSPESFARAGLLGLPLMVAIIGGEPRQFAPLIDLYRRAGAQAGHAPEKLQVGLHVFGFVADSDQVAADTIYPGWHEMFAKISRERGFSPPSRAQFDATSGPNGAFFMGDPDTVAEKLVRISGQLGGVDRISLQMTNPRLAHADLLRGIELLGTEVAPKVASA, from the coding sequence ATGCACCTCGGTGTCGACAGCTTCGTCGCAGCGGTGACCGACCCCACCACGGAGCGCCTCGTCGGCCCGGAGGAGCGGATGGCGGACCTGCTCGAGGAGATCGAGCTCGCCGACCGCGTGGGGCTGTACTCCTTCGGGATCGGTGAGCACCACCGCAGCGAGTACTACGACTCCGCACCGGCGATCATCCTGGCGGCCGCCGCCGCGCGGACCTCCCGGATCCGGCTGGGCAGCGCGGTCACCGTGCTGAGCGCCGCCGACCCCGTGCGGGTCTTCCAGCAGTTCGCCACCCTCGACCTGATCGCCAAGGGCCGGATCGACCTGGTGGTCGGGCGCGGCTCGTTCACCGAGGCATTCCCGCTGTTCGGCCTCTCGCTGGGCGACTACGACACCCTCTTCACCGAGAAGCTCGACCTGCTGCTGCAGATCCGCGACTCCGAGCAGGTCACCTGGTCCGGCCGGCACCGCCCGGCGCTGACCGGGCAGGGGGTCTACCCGCGGCCGCTGCAGGACCCGCTGCCGATCTGGGTCGGCGTCGGTGGCAGCCCGGAGTCCTTCGCCCGGGCCGGTCTGCTCGGCCTGCCGCTCATGGTGGCGATCATCGGTGGCGAGCCCCGCCAGTTCGCACCGCTCATCGACCTCTACCGCCGCGCCGGTGCGCAGGCCGGGCACGCGCCCGAGAAGCTCCAGGTGGGGCTGCACGTGTTCGGCTTCGTCGCCGACAGCGACCAGGTCGCGGCGGACACGATCTACCCGGGCTGGCACGAGATGTTCGCCAAGATCTCCCGCGAGCGCGGCTTCTCCCCGCCGTCCCGGGCGCAGTTCGACGCCACGAGCGGGCCGAACGGGGCCTTCTTCATGGGCGACCCGGACACGGTGGCCGAGAAGCTGGTCCGGATCTCCGGGCAGCTCGGCGGCGTCGACCGGATCTCGCTGCAGATGACCAACCCGCGGCTGGCGCACGCCGACCTGCTGCGCGGCATCGAGCTGCTGGGCACCGAGGTCGCCCCGAAGGTCGCCTCCGCCTGA
- a CDS encoding ArsR/SmtB family transcription factor: protein MHAFDVLGDPVRRRILELLASGEQASGALAAVVQEEFGISQPAVSQHLRVLRDSGFARVRAEGARRFYAVDPTPLREVDVWFDQFRRFWDQHLDALDTELRRGVRARDHGDQASPSRQGTAADTEECA, encoded by the coding sequence GTGCACGCGTTCGACGTCCTCGGCGACCCGGTTCGCCGGCGCATCCTGGAGCTGCTCGCCTCCGGCGAGCAGGCCTCCGGTGCGCTGGCCGCGGTCGTCCAGGAGGAGTTCGGCATCTCGCAGCCGGCGGTCTCCCAGCACCTGCGGGTGCTGCGGGACAGCGGCTTCGCCCGGGTGCGGGCCGAGGGCGCCCGGCGGTTCTACGCCGTCGACCCGACGCCGCTGCGGGAGGTCGACGTCTGGTTCGACCAGTTCCGTCGCTTCTGGGACCAGCACCTGGACGCGCTGGACACCGAGCTGCGGCGTGGGGTGCGCGCACGAGACCACGGGGACCAGGCGTCGCCGTCCCGGCAGGGGACGGCGGCCGACACCGAGGAGTGCGCATGA